GCAATCACGTTTTATTGAACAAATTATGGTTATTGGTGAAGGTGAAAAAATGCCAGCAGCCTTAATTCAGCCAAACTTCAGTTTTGTGAGAGAGTGGGCAAAAAGACATGATCTTGATTTTAAGACTAACGATGATTTAATAAATAATCCAAAAGTAATTGAACGTATTCAAGAAGAGGTTTCTCTTTGTAATTCAAAATTTGGAAAATGGGAACAAATTAAACGTTTTGAATTAACACCAGAAGAATGGTCTATTGATGGAGGCCACCTTACTCCTACCATGAAAATGAAACGTAAAATTATTAAAGAAATTTATAAAGACTTATACGATAAAATTTATAACTGTTAATATTATAAAGTGTTGTGAAAGCAACACTTTTTTCTTTTTAAATTATGAATAAGTTCATTTCTTTTACAAATGAGGTAAACTCATTTACTTTACCAAATAACTTTGATTATCCATATAATTACACTCCAGATTCAATAGCTAAAATAGCTGCAAGTGAGTTACAAGAATATTTAAAAAAACAAACAGATTTCTCTCATGACTTCGGTTTAGATGATACCGATAACAAAAACGCGTCAGGTAAAATGTTTGGGGTTTTAGTTGTTAAAAATAGTAAAGGTATTTTAGGTTATTTAGCGGCTTTTTCTGGTCAGATTTCAGAAAGCACAACACATAATCATTTTGTTCCACCAGTTTATGATGTTTTAAGTAAACAACGTATTTTATTACAAGTAAACGAAAAACACAAACAGATTAATCAAGTACTTGATAATTTAAAAAATAGTGTCCCTTACTTAAATACTAAAAAAAAGTATCTTAAAAAGAAATTACAACATGAGTCTTTAATAGTTGAAGAACAAACGAAAATTAAAGAACGAAGAAAAGATAGAAAAAAACAAGGGAAACAGCACAATCAACTTAATATAAATGAGGAGTTTTATATTCATGAATATGAAGTTTATTTAAATAATAAAATAGATTCTTTAAAAAAAGAATACACCAAATATAGCCAGCAAATAATTCAATTAGAAGAAGAATTAATAGCTGTTTCAGTATCAGGTAAACAACAAATACTTAAACAATACCTGTTTTTAAATACTAAAAATGAAGCTAAGAATTTATTAGATATATTTAACGATTCTGCACAAAATATTCCTAATAATTCAGGTGATTGTTGCATTCCTAAATTATTACAATATGCTTTTTCACACAACTTCACTCCTATTTGTATGGCGCAATTTTGGTGGGGAAAACCATTAACTACCGCCGTTCGAAAACACAAATATTATTACACTGCATGTACTACCAAATGCAAACCTATTTTAAATCATATGCTTAAAGGTTTAAATGTTAATGAAAATCCTTTATTAGTACAGCATCAAGAAAAAAAAGAGCTAAAAATTATATTTGAAGATGATTCTTTAATGGTAATTAATAAACCATGCGGATTGTTATCTGTACCTGGAAAAGAGATTCAGGACTCTGTATATGTTCGTATAAAAAAAATGTTTCCTAATGCTACTGGTCCGTTAGTTGTGCATCGCCTAGATATGGCTACGTCTGGTATATTACTAATTGCAAAAAATATAGAAATATATAAAGCTTTACAAGTTCAATTTGTAAATAGAATAATAAAAAAACGATACGTTGCATTATTAGATGGTATACTAACAAATAAAAAAGGTGAAATTAACTTGCCTTTAAGAGTAGATTTAAATGATAGGCCAAAACAATTAGTTTGCAATGATCATGGAAAGCCTGCTCGTACGAAATGGGAAGTAATTGAAGTTAACAACAATAAAACAAAAGTATATTTTTATCCTATTACTGGTCGTACACATCAATTACGTGTTCATGCAGCACACAACTTAGGTTTAAATACAGCTATTATTGGAGATGATTTATATGGAACCTCTTCTAATAGATTACATTTACATGCCGAAAAAATAGGTTTTAATCACCCCATTACCAAAAGATGGGTTGAATTTACAGAACCTACTAATTTTTAACGACATAGATTAACTTATAAAAACACATTTTTACTTTTAATAGTAATTATTTGTTTTTTTTCTTAACGTTTAGAAAGTATAATGTACAGTTCGGAAAGTATTTCTACTCGTTCAATCATTTTAATATATTTTTAAAAGATTGAATTAAATATATTTTGAATACAAAAAAACTATGAAATTTACATCTACCTGCTTAACAATATCAAACACAGAACTTAAAAAACATAAGGAAGCTACAACTATATTAAAAGAAGCAAAATCTATATCAAAAAAAATGGGTATTATTGATGATGATTTATACAAACATCACACAACAATGACTAATTATTTATACATTAATGCTCCTATAAATAAAATGATTAATGCTGTTGTAACCTATGATGTTTTATATTTTATTGATGATTTTTTTGGTGAAGATACTAGTAATGGAATACAAGCTGATTTTAAAATGATATTCGATATATGGACAGGAAAAACACAATATAAATGTAGTTCTAACTCTAAAATTGATAGGCTTTACAAATCAATATCTTATATAAGTGATGTTATAAAAAAAGACAGCCCTTCTTATTTTTTTAATAAATACACACAATCAATAGCCGAACATTTGACTTACTCTTTAAAAGCTATTCC
This genomic stretch from Tenacibaculum sp. Bg11-29 harbors:
- a CDS encoding RluA family pseudouridine synthase produces the protein MNKFISFTNEVNSFTLPNNFDYPYNYTPDSIAKIAASELQEYLKKQTDFSHDFGLDDTDNKNASGKMFGVLVVKNSKGILGYLAAFSGQISESTTHNHFVPPVYDVLSKQRILLQVNEKHKQINQVLDNLKNSVPYLNTKKKYLKKKLQHESLIVEEQTKIKERRKDRKKQGKQHNQLNINEEFYIHEYEVYLNNKIDSLKKEYTKYSQQIIQLEEELIAVSVSGKQQILKQYLFLNTKNEAKNLLDIFNDSAQNIPNNSGDCCIPKLLQYAFSHNFTPICMAQFWWGKPLTTAVRKHKYYYTACTTKCKPILNHMLKGLNVNENPLLVQHQEKKELKIIFEDDSLMVINKPCGLLSVPGKEIQDSVYVRIKKMFPNATGPLVVHRLDMATSGILLIAKNIEIYKALQVQFVNRIIKKRYVALLDGILTNKKGEINLPLRVDLNDRPKQLVCNDHGKPARTKWEVIEVNNNKTKVYFYPITGRTHQLRVHAAHNLGLNTAIIGDDLYGTSSNRLHLHAEKIGFNHPITKRWVEFTEPTNF